The Arachis ipaensis cultivar K30076 chromosome B03, Araip1.1, whole genome shotgun sequence region TAGTTCAACCAAATGAACTATAAGAATCTccaaaatttctttttcttatatATTAAATAAAGTTCCACCCTGCCTATAATTTGACAATCAACAAATTTTAAACCTTTATGGCTGCAAAtgtccctttttttctttttttttttccttttttctttcttttcctctaATATTTGTCACTCAATGGCTGAAATGAACACTCCAATAATAAAATTGCTGGCAAGGCATGAATGATCTCTGCTGCTGATACCATTTGCTATTAAGTGCTTATCCGGGTTTTATTAGATAATGATTTAAAGAAATTATATATACCTGGGGTTTTACTTCAACAATGAACTGGCCACTCTTCACGGCAACGGGCTCATTGGCTAAAACACTTTCTAGATGATCCAACATTTCCTTAGCTTGAGAAGATCCGAAACCAAGATCTGCGTCCCGGTATTGCCAGACCAAAGCACTTTCCTTTGTTTCAATGTTGGAACCATCAGTTGCCTCTGTGTAGAGTTTCATCACGGGTTCAGCAATCTGCATCCATCCAAAGTCCATGTTCTTACCACAAATTTCCCATTGTGCACTTTGCGACCATCTGAAATGGGCTCAAATTTCTTAAAACATCGCCTCATCATAAAAGAGAACATATGACTGAATGTCAAGAGATAAGAAACTATACTGAAGAAAAATGCAAATGCACATATATTTACAAGAATGCCCTCAATATATATAATTACACccctttttatttaattttggataagaataaataaaaaagtagtaTTTAGTGAATTTAGTTTCTAGATTTGATCACCTCTACTTACAAGAATACCTAGATCTATTTAATCTTGGGTTTTCTCAATTCTCATGACTAATTTAAACTTATACAGGGTAAAACGACTTGTTAAAAGCATTTGTCAAAGCAGAGATAAAAGGATTTCCAATTAGATTAAATGACTAAATACTGCCAAATTTGGATTGGGAAGAAAACTACCACGAGTAACAAAAGGAAATTAACATCATTTTTCATATTCAGACAAAAGGCCCCTTCTAACTTATAGCATAAGTTATGTGCGTAAATGTTTTATATGACCCATACAGTAAGTAATAGCAAAGATCATACCTCAAAAAGTAACCATGTTCTGCGGCAATTCCCAGATTTTTGCAGGGTAAGAACCAATCACTTAAGCTATTCCTCCCCCTTCCGCTAACAATGAAAACTACATTTCTGGGGTCTGCACAAAGCGTGTCCAAAAGAGAGATAACCTCATTGCTTGGACTCTTATTAATGGAATTCTGTGGCATCACCGTACCATCATAGTCCAACAAAATGGCCCTACTCCTTGCCCTCTTGTAAGATGAAACCATAGCATCAATTGAGAGCTTACGAAAATTTGGGTCAAGTGCTACAACTCTAAATCCAAAACTAAGACCAATTCCCCAACATCTTTTTCTTAGAAGGTCAGCGCAAGCCCTCTCCATGTCCTGCAAGAAACTACGTGACCAATATGCTACATCATGTGTGCTAACATACCGGTAGTGCTTTTCATGCCGCAACTGCTTCTCTCCATCACTCATTGAGATAGCCTCATTCATTGCCTCTGCAGTGGCCTCAACATTCCATGGATTGACACGTATAGCCCCACTGAGTGATGGAGAACACCCAATAAATTCTGATATTACTAACATACTCTTCTTTGGGCTTCTAATATCGGAACATGAACCATTACCAGATATTCCCTGTCTACAAGCAATATATTCATAAGGAGTTAGATTCATCCCATCTCTCACAGCTGTGACAATAACACACTCAGCAAGGCTGTAATAGGCAACCTTTTCAGCAACTGAAACTGAtctatcaataaaaataattggtTCATAACCAGGCCGTCCATACATCCTGTTAATCCTGCTGCAGCTTTCTTCTATTTCAGCATGTATCTCTTCTAGATGTATCCCTTTTCCCCTTGCAGGATTTACAACCTGGACCAGAACAGCTCTTCCTTGCCATTTGGGGTGTTGTTTGAGCATTTGCTCCATAGCCAAAATCTTCAAATTAATACCTTTAAAAATGTCCATATCATCAACACCAAGCAAAATGGTTTTCCCTTCAAATTGCTGTTTGAGCTCCCTTGCCTTGCACTCCTCATCTGCCATCTTCATAACGGTTTCAATTCGACCCATGTGAATCCCTACAGGCATAATCTTAATACTGATAGTCCTTCCATAATATTCCAATCCTAGATAGCCCCTCTTTGACTGATACTCCAGACCCAGCATACGACTACAGCAAGAAAGGAAATGACGAGCATAGTCAAACGTGTGGAATCCAATGATATCAGAGTTGAGTAATGCTTTAAGTATCTCCTCCCTGACAGGAAGAGTCCTATATATCTCTGATGAAGGAAAGGGACTATGCAGGAAAAATCCCAGTTTAACCCTGTTAAAGCGCCTTCTTATAAAGGTTGGCAGCACCATCAAATGATAATCATGAACCCAAATAAAATCATCTTCTGGGTTTATTATTTCAACTAccttttgaaaaaatagcttaTTTGCTAGCACATAGGCTTCCCATAAAGATCGATCAAAACGGTGGCTGTTAGCGGTTGAAAATGGTAACATGTAATGAAAAAGTGGCCATAACTGCCTTTTACAGAAGCCATCATAAAACTTTGCCAAAACATCAGCGGGTAGAAAAGTAGGAACACATTTGAATTTATCCAACAAATACTGTGACACATCATCCTGCTCAGCTGGGTCAATGTCAACACGCAATGATCCAACATAAAGAACCTCCATCT contains the following coding sequences:
- the LOC107630037 gene encoding probable alpha,alpha-trehalose-phosphate synthase [UDP-forming] 7, encoding MMSRSYTNLLDLASGNFPAMGNSFKERRRMPRVMSVPGIVTEVDDDQAVSVSSDNPSTVSTDRMIIVANQLPLKAKRREDNQGWNFSWNEDSLLLQLKDGLPEEMEVLYVGSLRVDIDPAEQDDVSQYLLDKFKCVPTFLPADVLAKFYDGFCKRQLWPLFHYMLPFSTANSHRFDRSLWEAYVLANKLFFQKVVEIINPEDDFIWVHDYHLMVLPTFIRRRFNRVKLGFFLHSPFPSSEIYRTLPVREEILKALLNSDIIGFHTFDYARHFLSCCSRMLGLEYQSKRGYLGLEYYGRTISIKIMPVGIHMGRIETVMKMADEECKARELKQQFEGKTILLGVDDMDIFKGINLKILAMEQMLKQHPKWQGRAVLVQVVNPARGKGIHLEEIHAEIEESCSRINRMYGRPGYEPIIFIDRSVSVAEKVAYYSLAECVIVTAVRDGMNLTPYEYIACRQGISGNGSCSDIRSPKKSMLVISEFIGCSPSLSGAIRVNPWNVEATAEAMNEAISMSDGEKQLRHEKHYRYVSTHDVAYWSRSFLQDMERACADLLRKRCWGIGLSFGFRVVALDPNFRKLSIDAMVSSYKRARSRAILLDYDGTVMPQNSINKSPSNEVISLLDTLCADPRNVVFIVSGRGRNSLSDWFLPCKNLGIAAEHGYFLRWSQSAQWEICGKNMDFGWMQIAEPVMKLYTEATDGSNIETKESALVWQYRDADLGFGSSQAKEMLDHLESVLANEPVAVKSGQFIVEVKPQDVSKGLVAERIFSSMAENGKQADFVLCVGDDRSDEDMFEIISSSISRNILSANSSVFACTVGQKPSKAKYYLDDTTEVISMLESLAEESDSSPDLEEIGDSFQRQVRL